In Candidatus Cloacimonadota bacterium, the DNA window GGCAACAATGATCCATACTATCATTGAAGGATCGGCTTTTATCTGTGAACTCGATCCTAAACTAAAAGTACAACGTGTAACGAATGAAGTTTATGAGATCGTTAAAAAATTGATCATGAAATGATGAATATAAGGAGTTGATGATGAAACAATTTATTGGGACAATTACCCTGATCGTTCTGATCTCAATTATTTCCTGCGAAAATCCTCAAATTGCCATGTTTGAGAAATTCAAAGGTGGAGAAGCTGTAGAGATCAAAGATGAAATCGTTGTTCCCTTCACCCTGAAACGTTCCCACGTAATTCAGGTTCCCGTTTATTTAAAAGACAAAAATTACAGGTTCATTTTAGATACCGGCGGCATGACCATGGCAAATGCGGAACTCAATGACAGTTTGAACTTTGAAACGATGGAAACTCCACAGCAAAATGTTAAAATGGCATTAACTGATGAGATCAAATTGGGAGATGCCTGCGTAAAAGGCATGAAACTTGCTTTAACCGATTTTGATGACACATTTAAACTGGATATGCCGGGAATGATCGGAACCGATTATCTGCGTTTTTTCAATGTTCAGATCGATTATCAGAATAGGCAAATCACTCTCAGAAATTCATACAAAATGAAAAGAAATAATCATGATGAACATTTAATGAAATTTGAGATGATCCCACCTTATTTTCCGACTGTTGATTTGGAAATAAATAATGAATTTCACATTCCTGGAATGATAGATACCGGCTTGCATTATGCTTTTGTATTTCCCATCAACTGGATGGAAAATCTACCGGAAGAAGAAAAGCAAAATCTGATTGATGTGGAAGGATATTTTGTGCGTTGGCCCTGGACGGAGTCTCCACAAAATTATTTGTACTTGATGCCAGAAATTATATTGGGTGATATTGTTTTGAAAGATGTTCCTGTTCTATTTGGTGAAATTCCAGATTTTCTGAATAACACTACAGCTTTGATCGGCAAATATTTTCTGGAAAATTATCTGACCACGATCGACTTTCCCAACCGACAGATAAAATTTGAGGAAAGACAAAAATCCAACTATTCACTTCGCTACAGTTCTGGAATTCACATGGCAAAAAAAGCAGGCAAACTGCAGATTACAGGAGTCTTATATAATCCACCCGCATCGGAAGCTAACATTCATCCAACTGATGAATTGATCGCGATCAATGGGAAGAAATATGACGAAATCTCTGAGTTGGAAATTTATAATTTAATGATGGATAAAACGATAGTGAAATTTTACGTTACGATCATCAAAGATAACAAAGAAAAGGAGATTTTACTAACAAAACAGGATTTGTTTGAGTGATGCAAAGTTGGTTCTATCAACCCGATTGATCCGAATGTTTTTACTGGTCGTCCCTGATCATTGGCAATATCTATGTGGTCATCATAAAAACTCGGGCACGTCGTTCTTTGGATAAATCTCTCCAAATACAAAATTTCATTTGACAACCAAAAACCAGAAACGGGAAAGTGACGCCATAAATTTCCAGGGGAAAATATGAATTTGATGAATTTTATTTGGCGCACGTTTAAGCGCTACTTCCCCCCCCCCCCAATATAACACTCTAACACAATATAAAACAAACAATTATGATAACTTCGTTAATTTCCTTAGAAGTAATAAACATGATCTCATCTCTCAAATCGGCAGGTATAAATTCCCTGGAAAATTCTCTACGTTCGGTTTTCGGATCGCAGAGAAATCAAAAGTAAAATGAAGAATTTCCCGTTCATTAACTTTGTTTTATTGGAATTCACCCCGGATTTTTCAATAAACGAAATGAAAAATCCCAGCCGATTTAAAAGAAGAGAGGAAAAGATGAAGAAGATATTCATTGTATTGCAAATAATGTCACTATCTATAACATCATTATTTGCTGTTGAATTATATGTAGGGATAAACCAAACATATTCAACTATTTCAGCAGCCTATGCTGTTGCTCAACCTAATGATGAAATAATTATACATCCGGGATTTTACGAAGAACATTTAGATATTTATATCAACATTAGTCTTACTGGTAGTACGGCAGATCCTACTGACGTAGATATTCAGAGTGATTATTATGGATATTCACCCATACAAATTCATTCTGGAGCTACTTGTGATATTTCTAATATCACAGTATCAAGGGCTTGTGGTGAAGGTATAGGTATGTATAACGCAACTGTTACGATTGAAAATTGTATAGCAGAATATAATGAGTATGCAGGAATTGCAAGTTGTATCTCTGATTTAATTGTAAGAGACTGTGTTATAAGAAATAATGGCGTGTATGGAATGAAATTGGACATTGATCCACCAGATCGAGATATGAGCATAATCGAAAACACATTAGTTTACGGCAATGGTTTTGAAGGAGGTCCAAATAATGGTGCAGGTATTAGGAAGGGGGAAGGACAAATCTCAAATTGTACTATTGTCAATAATAGAAGAGGAGTCACTATTGAGTTACAGCAATACGTACCAACAATAAGTAATTGTATTATTTATGGTAATCAATTATTACAAGTCTCTACCTATATAACTGATGTTACATATTCAGATATTTCAGGTGGATTTGCCGGCACAGGCAACATTGATGCAGATCCTTTATTCGTTGATCCAGTAAATGATGATTATTATCTTGCTTGGTCATCTTCAGAAAAATCTCCCTGTATTGATTCGGGTGATCCTTCAATATTTGATCCGGATGGTACTCCATCAGATATCGGTGCATTTAGAGTTAGTGATCACAAATATGATATAGTAGATCTTCCATCTCAGTTCGTTAATCAAGGATTAAAATGGTTATCTTTTCCAGCTTTAGATAATGTATATCAATCTGAAGATGCAGATCAAGCTCATTACCTTTTGTTTAATATACTTTATCCTGAAAATGAATCAAAATTAAATAAAGTATATTTTGAAGGAATTCCTTTCATCTATCAGAATCTAAATAATGAATGGCAAAATATTTCATTTATATTTCCTCGTACAACTGGTTACATCTTTGAAATGAATGAAGCAGCAGAACTAACAATCAAGGGTTTCAAAGAACCGGATAATTCAACAGTTACTTTAACAGGAAGTGGTATTGAGAATTGGGTTGGTTATTGGTTGGAAGAAACGCAATCTGTGGAAGATGCATTCAGCAATTATTGGGATGGATCTAACATCTATCAAATCCAACATCAAAATTGGACAGCAACTTATTTGGAGGATGATTGGTACATTCAATTATTTGAAGGTGAAAAACCGGCTATTAGTTATGGAGAAATGGTAATAGTTAAGTGTTATGATGCAATTATAAATTTTAGTTGGGATAATAGTACTCCTCCCGAACCTAAAACTACATATTTGGAAACTCAATACTATACATTTGAAGAAGAACCAGCTTATACACCAATATATGTGGAATTGATTCCTGATGACCTTCCACAAGAGATTGGTGCTTTTGTGAATGGCCAATGTATTGGTGCTTCGGTAGTACAAGATGAGTTTACTCAAATTAATGCTTATACAACATCGGCTCCTGCAGGTAATATCGAACTTGAACTTTATTATGGATCGAGAAGTGCTATACAAAGTAAGCATATTAGATCATATAATTGTGCTAATTTCAACAATCCA includes these proteins:
- a CDS encoding right-handed parallel beta-helix repeat-containing protein; this encodes MKKIFIVLQIMSLSITSLFAVELYVGINQTYSTISAAYAVAQPNDEIIIHPGFYEEHLDIYINISLTGSTADPTDVDIQSDYYGYSPIQIHSGATCDISNITVSRACGEGIGMYNATVTIENCIAEYNEYAGIASCISDLIVRDCVIRNNGVYGMKLDIDPPDRDMSIIENTLVYGNGFEGGPNNGAGIRKGEGQISNCTIVNNRRGVTIELQQYVPTISNCIIYGNQLLQVSTYITDVTYSDISGGFAGTGNIDADPLFVDPVNDDYYLAWSSSEKSPCIDSGDPSIFDPDGTPSDIGAFRVSDHKYDIVDLPSQFVNQGLKWLSFPALDNVYQSEDADQAHYLLFNILYPENESKLNKVYFEGIPFIYQNLNNEWQNISFIFPRTTGYIFEMNEAAELTIKGFKEPDNSTVTLTGSGIENWVGYWLEETQSVEDAFSNYWDGSNIYQIQHQNWTATYLEDDWYIQLFEGEKPAISYGEMVIVKCYDAIINFSWDNSTPPEPKTTYLETQYYTFEEEPAYTPIYVELIPDDLPQEIGAFVNGQCIGASVVQDEFTQINAYTTSAPAGNIELELYYGSRSAIQSKHIRSYNCANFNNPHHVMQQLNTSEQTDAWFISLRENGSIVNAPDKVSLTNYPNPFNPITTIAYGLPYADKVTINIFNIKGQLVKQLVSGNQSEGYYEAVWNGKDDAGKHVSSGIYYYRISTCGKTINKKMLLLK
- a CDS encoding PDZ domain-containing protein, whose product is MKQFIGTITLIVLISIISCENPQIAMFEKFKGGEAVEIKDEIVVPFTLKRSHVIQVPVYLKDKNYRFILDTGGMTMANAELNDSLNFETMETPQQNVKMALTDEIKLGDACVKGMKLALTDFDDTFKLDMPGMIGTDYLRFFNVQIDYQNRQITLRNSYKMKRNNHDEHLMKFEMIPPYFPTVDLEINNEFHIPGMIDTGLHYAFVFPINWMENLPEEEKQNLIDVEGYFVRWPWTESPQNYLYLMPEIILGDIVLKDVPVLFGEIPDFLNNTTALIGKYFLENYLTTIDFPNRQIKFEERQKSNYSLRYSSGIHMAKKAGKLQITGVLYNPPASEANIHPTDELIAINGKKYDEISELEIYNLMMDKTIVKFYVTIIKDNKEKEILLTKQDLFE